From one Methylomonas paludis genomic stretch:
- a CDS encoding peptidoglycan DD-metalloendopeptidase family protein: MIKTILFGSLLALPTLAAALPQSLLVPGGIASIAVGNAHSPAPKVFYQNQRVLVSQDNGQWRALVGIPLSAAPGMHQISIQQGSASQTAEFLVLDKHYPEQRLTISNKRMVDEMTPEDLKRIDAEKQLMAGVKATWTEQPVDTHFHAPVDGRLSSLFGLKRFFNNVPRQPHNGLDIAAPPGTAILAPAAGTVLATGNFFFNGNTVFVDHGQGLLSVYLHMTQIDVQRGQHVQPGDRLGSVGATGRVTGPHLHWIVYLNQETVDPALFIPADLPRLAARNKH; the protein is encoded by the coding sequence ATGATTAAAACCATTTTATTCGGCAGTTTGCTGGCCCTGCCCACCCTGGCGGCAGCTTTGCCGCAAAGCCTGCTGGTGCCGGGCGGCATCGCCAGCATTGCGGTAGGCAATGCCCACAGCCCTGCCCCCAAAGTGTTTTACCAAAACCAGCGGGTGCTGGTGAGCCAGGATAACGGCCAGTGGCGAGCGCTGGTGGGCATCCCGCTATCTGCCGCACCGGGTATGCATCAGATCAGCATCCAGCAGGGCAGCGCCAGCCAAACGGCAGAATTTCTGGTGCTGGACAAGCATTATCCGGAACAGCGCCTGACCATCAGCAATAAACGCATGGTCGATGAAATGACCCCGGAGGATTTAAAACGCATTGACGCCGAGAAACAGCTGATGGCCGGTGTCAAAGCCACCTGGACAGAGCAGCCGGTCGATACCCATTTTCATGCCCCGGTAGATGGCCGGCTCAGCAGCCTGTTTGGCCTGAAACGCTTTTTTAATAATGTGCCGCGCCAGCCGCATAACGGCCTGGACATAGCCGCCCCACCCGGCACCGCCATCCTGGCCCCGGCTGCCGGCACGGTGCTGGCCACCGGCAACTTTTTCTTTAACGGCAATACCGTGTTTGTCGATCACGGCCAGGGCTTGCTCAGTGTTTACCTGCACATGACCCAGATTGATGTGCAGCGCGGCCAGCATGTCCAGCCCGGCGACCGGTTGGGCAGCGTGGGCGCCACTGGCCGGGTCACCGGCCCGCATTTGCACTGGATAGTCTATCTAAATCAGGAAACCGTAGACCCGGCTTTATTCATCCCCGCCGATCTGCCGCGTCTGGCGGCCAGAAACAAGCATTAG
- a CDS encoding DUF4407 domain-containing protein, with product MSSLIIPNTCPDCGAPTIDDRCEANCGWTFNPALPLTAPPIVEIPDKGLRKSFFDRFFNMVGSHPGPANIPAPLPELPPEPAAEPLSSSPPAALEKAPEPATPPAETLENRVGQLETRIKSADQLSKYLLNQLDHKLAIRVKEQESLIGIEAEKAVQHIKPAIQTELHTFIREEVSLQTEPVVAEQLQKIEAANTVALSNIVQQQVERKLVAEELDSQVEQRVQHNFQQNFARQFQESLDKLLLTDQDYVEIKKKVVSRSTTKPGIPGRDKAWYWLSGTSVELLEHCPESEIKKYQALGISMLMPMLMGFFACLHLAEQHFTSETLASHSMIIGLSLVWTLFIMAIDRILLVSYRVSGQWQVKIVQFGWRFFIALLFALIFDASFLPTLYHSDVQAVINNNRKIQLDELGNKLSSQQQQLFGLPEAEDLLSADHADRKAYERLKAELDAAGDNIKVYAADRQAAIADASCEINGGPACQKGIGAKFNAAKLREDAANERLENAKLHKQLLENQLHSLYEKTSARENILAELKTSPAYHDRKKQAEAEYELAGKDILASNPREETKIVFDLFKKACSDGDWLTAATFLAYLILFILVDTFPIIMKILMPRGMYDNLLEAQDQAIGAKNTGPTQTVNGNIVTTGFRQTDLGFEITEITARFAVNKSYTAWQVIQNTLEAQLDHYIRANWKNHGSARSSDPDKSGFAVYTLSCGTPPLS from the coding sequence ATGAGCAGTCTGATTATTCCCAACACCTGTCCAGATTGTGGCGCGCCTACTATTGATGATCGCTGTGAAGCCAATTGCGGCTGGACTTTTAACCCGGCGCTGCCGCTTACTGCGCCGCCGATAGTGGAAATCCCGGATAAGGGTTTACGCAAAAGTTTTTTTGACCGGTTTTTTAATATGGTCGGCAGCCACCCCGGCCCGGCCAACATTCCCGCCCCATTGCCGGAGCTGCCGCCGGAACCGGCAGCAGAACCGCTCAGCAGCAGCCCGCCGGCCGCGTTGGAAAAAGCCCCGGAACCTGCTACCCCACCTGCCGAAACCCTGGAAAATCGGGTGGGGCAGTTAGAAACCCGCATTAAATCCGCCGATCAACTCAGTAAATATCTGCTCAACCAACTGGATCACAAACTGGCGATCCGGGTTAAGGAACAGGAAAGCCTGATCGGCATCGAAGCCGAAAAAGCCGTGCAGCATATCAAACCGGCCATCCAGACTGAACTGCACACCTTTATACGCGAAGAAGTCAGTCTACAAACCGAGCCGGTGGTGGCGGAACAACTGCAAAAAATTGAGGCCGCCAATACCGTGGCGCTAAGCAATATTGTCCAGCAGCAGGTGGAACGCAAGTTGGTGGCAGAAGAACTGGACAGCCAGGTTGAACAACGGGTGCAGCACAATTTCCAGCAAAACTTTGCCCGCCAGTTTCAGGAAAGTCTGGATAAATTATTACTCACCGATCAGGACTATGTAGAAATAAAAAAAAAAGTGGTGAGTCGTTCCACGACTAAGCCCGGCATCCCAGGCCGGGACAAGGCCTGGTACTGGTTATCCGGCACCAGCGTGGAATTGCTGGAGCATTGCCCGGAATCGGAAATCAAAAAATATCAGGCACTGGGCATATCCATGTTAATGCCGATGCTGATGGGCTTTTTTGCCTGCCTGCATCTGGCCGAACAGCATTTCACCAGCGAAACCCTGGCCAGCCACAGCATGATTATCGGCCTGTCGTTGGTATGGACTTTATTCATCATGGCCATAGACCGGATTTTACTGGTGTCCTATCGGGTCAGCGGCCAGTGGCAGGTCAAAATTGTCCAGTTCGGCTGGCGGTTTTTTATTGCCCTGCTGTTTGCGCTGATTTTTGATGCCTCGTTTTTGCCGACTTTATACCACTCCGATGTGCAGGCGGTGATTAATAATAACCGTAAAATCCAGTTGGATGAGCTAGGCAATAAACTCAGCAGCCAACAGCAGCAGTTGTTCGGTTTGCCGGAAGCCGAAGATTTGCTCAGCGCCGATCATGCCGACCGCAAAGCTTATGAGCGCCTGAAAGCCGAGCTGGATGCCGCCGGCGACAACATTAAAGTCTACGCCGCCGACCGCCAGGCTGCCATTGCTGACGCCTCTTGCGAAATCAACGGCGGCCCGGCTTGCCAGAAAGGCATAGGCGCAAAATTCAATGCCGCCAAACTGCGTGAAGATGCCGCCAACGAGCGTCTGGAAAATGCCAAATTGCATAAACAGCTGCTGGAAAACCAGTTACACAGCTTGTATGAAAAAACCAGTGCCAGGGAAAACATACTGGCCGAACTCAAAACCAGCCCGGCCTACCACGATCGAAAGAAACAGGCCGAAGCCGAATATGAACTGGCCGGCAAAGATATTCTGGCTTCCAATCCCCGCGAAGAAACCAAAATTGTGTTCGATTTGTTCAAAAAAGCCTGCAGCGATGGCGATTGGCTAACCGCCGCCACGTTTCTGGCCTATCTGATCCTGTTTATTCTGGTGGATACTTTTCCGATCATCATGAAAATTCTGATGCCGCGCGGCATGTACGACAATCTGCTGGAGGCTCAGGATCAGGCCATAGGTGCTAAAAACACCGGTCCAACTCAAACCGTTAACGGCAATATCGTCACCACCGGCTTTCGCCAGACCGACCTGGGTTTTGAGATAACCGAAATTACCGCCCGGTTTGCCGTTAACAAGAGTTACACAGCCTGGCAGGTGATACAGAACACCCTGGAAGCGCAACTGGATCACTACATCCGCGCCAACTGGAAAAATCACGGCTCGGCACGCAGCAGCGATCCGGATAAATCCGGCTTTGCCGTGTATACCCTGTCCTGCGGCACGCCGCCGCTGAGTTGA
- the xseA gene encoding exodeoxyribonuclease VII large subunit — translation MPETVYSVSQLNRETKRLLASHFLTVQVTGEISNLSMPSSGHIYFTLKDAQAQIRCAMFKGQQLRLRFKPANGAQVLLSAQVSLYEPRGDYQLVVEDMQAAGDGALRLAYERLKLKLSQEGLFDEARKQPLPLLPRQIGVITSPSGAAIHDILTVLKRRFPAIPVLIYPVAVQGESAKFEIVQALTTANQQDQVDVIILGRGGGSLEDLWAFNEEIVARAIAASQIPVISAVGHEVDFTIADFVADIRAATPSAAAEHAVPHQSEWFNAFLAYEQQLQQLMLRHVQQRQQTLSWLSKALQQQHPGQKLQRNAQRLDELEQRINQAMQRKLHDLAQQLAIGRHKLRQVQPDAQIGRHQQQLQYLQQRLHRAMLNKLQKLRDRQAAISQTLHVVSPLATLERGYSIVQRQDNQQLVKSVQQLQLNDLLLNRFAQGSVISQVKEIIHD, via the coding sequence ATGCCAGAAACCGTTTACAGCGTTTCCCAACTTAACCGTGAAACCAAGCGGCTGCTGGCCAGTCATTTTTTGACGGTACAGGTAACCGGAGAGATTTCCAATTTGAGTATGCCCAGTTCCGGGCATATTTATTTCACCTTAAAAGACGCCCAGGCCCAGATTCGCTGCGCCATGTTTAAGGGCCAGCAGCTGCGCCTGCGCTTTAAACCGGCTAACGGCGCACAAGTGCTGCTTAGCGCCCAGGTCAGTTTATACGAGCCGCGCGGCGATTATCAATTGGTGGTGGAAGACATGCAGGCCGCCGGGGATGGGGCTTTGCGGCTGGCTTATGAACGGCTTAAACTTAAATTATCCCAGGAAGGCCTGTTTGATGAAGCCCGCAAACAGCCCCTGCCCTTGCTGCCGCGCCAAATCGGCGTAATTACCTCGCCCAGCGGCGCGGCCATTCATGACATTCTGACCGTATTAAAGCGCCGCTTTCCAGCCATCCCGGTATTGATTTATCCGGTTGCTGTGCAAGGCGAATCGGCCAAATTTGAAATCGTCCAAGCCCTGACGACCGCCAATCAGCAGGATCAGGTGGATGTAATCATCCTGGGCCGGGGCGGTGGTTCGCTGGAAGATTTGTGGGCATTCAATGAAGAAATAGTCGCCAGAGCCATCGCCGCCAGCCAGATACCGGTGATTTCTGCGGTGGGCCATGAAGTAGACTTCACCATTGCCGATTTTGTCGCCGATATCCGCGCCGCCACCCCATCCGCCGCCGCCGAACATGCCGTGCCGCATCAAAGCGAATGGTTTAATGCCTTTCTGGCCTATGAACAGCAGTTGCAGCAATTGATGCTGCGCCATGTGCAGCAGCGCCAACAAACCCTGAGCTGGCTGAGCAAAGCCCTGCAACAACAGCATCCCGGCCAGAAACTGCAACGCAATGCCCAGCGCCTGGACGAACTGGAACAGCGCATCAATCAGGCCATGCAGCGCAAACTGCACGATCTGGCCCAGCAACTGGCGATAGGCCGCCACAAACTGCGTCAGGTGCAGCCGGACGCCCAAATTGGCCGCCATCAGCAGCAATTACAGTATTTACAGCAGCGCCTGCACCGCGCCATGCTCAACAAATTACAAAAACTCCGCGACCGGCAGGCGGCAATCAGCCAGACCCTGCATGTGGTCAGCCCTTTGGCGACTCTGGAGCGCGGCTACAGCATCGTGCAACGCCAAGACAACCAGCAACTGGTTAAATCCGTACAGCAGCTGCAGTTAAACGATTTATTACTCAACCGCTTTGCCCAGGGCAGTGTTATCAGTCAGGTTAAGGAAATTATTCATGATTAA
- a CDS encoding Hsp70 family protein gives MSQGSRYSVGIDLGTTHCVLSYLDLHSDQDQPVQLNVFAIPQLTAPGLIEEKSQLASFIYLAHGAEIAEGAAALPWTSQPEHLVGEIARNLGSKTPVRLVASAKSWLCHTGVDCKQPILPADAPADVPRVSPFLASTAYLQHLTAAWNHQFPDQPLQAQELTITVPASFDPAARDLTIEAARSVGLTQAVLLEEPQAALYSWIEKSADDWRNQVQVGDVILVVDIGGGTTDLSLIAVTADQGNLQLTRVAVGDHILLGGDNMDLALAYTVKAKLEKDTGKRLEPWQLQALTHACREAKETLFNQPELAAMPIALAGRGSALIGGTLRSELSRAELHQVLVEGFLPVVDIHTKPHSSPRSGLRSAGLPYAQDAAITKHLAAFLSKQLHAVHDFADINLPGHAGFLHPTGVLFNGGVLKAEVLAERLLETLNLWLDAEQAPPARLLQGADLDLAVARGAAYYGYVRQGKGVRIKGGTAAAYYVGVESARPAVPGLPPEIEALCLAPFGMEEGSEISLPNDEFGLIIGEPVRFRFFASKTRREDQAGDRLDYWQDEELEELDEIEITLPEAGYPPGEVVPVHLSAAITEVGTLELRAVSKHNQQHWKIEFEVRAN, from the coding sequence ATGAGCCAGGGCTCACGTTATTCGGTCGGCATTGATTTAGGTACCACCCATTGCGTTTTGTCTTATCTGGATTTGCACAGCGATCAGGATCAGCCGGTACAGCTGAACGTATTTGCCATCCCGCAATTGACGGCGCCCGGCCTGATTGAAGAAAAATCACAACTGGCGTCCTTTATCTACCTGGCGCATGGTGCAGAAATTGCCGAAGGCGCTGCGGCGCTGCCCTGGACCAGCCAGCCTGAGCATCTGGTGGGCGAAATCGCCCGGAATCTGGGCAGCAAAACCCCGGTGCGGCTGGTGGCCAGTGCGAAAAGCTGGTTGTGTCACACCGGCGTGGACTGCAAACAGCCTATCCTGCCGGCCGATGCCCCGGCGGATGTCCCCAGAGTGTCACCGTTTCTGGCCAGCACTGCCTACTTACAGCATTTAACGGCAGCCTGGAATCACCAATTTCCAGACCAGCCGCTGCAAGCTCAGGAACTGACCATTACCGTCCCGGCTTCGTTTGACCCGGCAGCACGGGATTTGACCATCGAAGCCGCCCGCAGTGTCGGCCTGACTCAGGCTGTTCTGCTGGAAGAGCCGCAGGCCGCTTTGTACAGCTGGATAGAAAAAAGCGCAGACGACTGGCGCAATCAGGTGCAAGTGGGTGATGTGATCCTGGTGGTGGATATCGGCGGCGGTACCACCGACTTGTCGCTGATTGCGGTGACGGCTGATCAGGGCAATCTGCAATTGACCAGGGTAGCGGTGGGCGACCATATTCTGCTGGGCGGCGACAATATGGATTTGGCACTGGCTTATACCGTTAAAGCCAAACTGGAAAAAGACACCGGCAAACGTCTGGAGCCTTGGCAATTACAGGCATTAACCCATGCTTGCCGGGAAGCCAAGGAAACCCTGTTCAACCAGCCGGAACTGGCGGCCATGCCGATTGCTTTGGCAGGACGCGGTTCGGCACTGATCGGCGGCACTTTGCGCAGCGAATTAAGCCGGGCCGAATTACACCAGGTGCTGGTGGAAGGCTTTTTGCCGGTAGTGGATATCCACACCAAACCGCACAGCAGTCCACGTAGCGGCTTGCGCAGCGCGGGTTTACCTTATGCTCAGGATGCCGCCATCACCAAACATCTGGCGGCTTTTTTAAGCAAACAACTGCATGCGGTACATGACTTTGCAGATATTAATCTGCCTGGCCACGCCGGATTTTTGCATCCAACCGGCGTGTTATTCAACGGCGGGGTACTAAAAGCCGAGGTGCTGGCCGAACGCCTGCTGGAAACCCTGAATCTATGGCTGGATGCCGAGCAAGCTCCACCAGCCCGGCTGCTGCAAGGCGCAGACCTTGATTTGGCCGTGGCACGCGGCGCGGCTTATTACGGCTATGTCCGCCAGGGTAAAGGAGTACGCATCAAAGGCGGTACAGCAGCGGCCTATTATGTCGGCGTAGAAAGCGCCCGGCCCGCCGTACCCGGTTTACCGCCGGAAATCGAAGCCTTATGTCTGGCCCCATTTGGCATGGAAGAAGGCAGTGAAATCTCCCTGCCCAATGATGAATTTGGCTTGATTATCGGTGAACCGGTCCGCTTCCGTTTCTTTGCCTCCAAAACCCGCCGCGAAGATCAAGCCGGCGACCGCCTGGATTACTGGCAGGATGAGGAGTTGGAAGAACTGGATGAGATCGAAATCACTTTACCCGAAGCCGGTTATCCCCCCGGCGAAGTGGTACCAGTACACCTGTCTGCCGCCATCACCGAAGTCGGCACCCTGGAACTGCGAGCAGTATCCAAACACAATCAGCAACACTGGAAAATAGAGTTTGAGGTGCGCGCAAACTAA
- a CDS encoding dynamin family protein, which produces MHQSSEADHLTQLLQRFLDIHAGIAAFLPAQFLEEELGLCRKFAEQLQHEEFPIAFTGLSGRGKSTIINALLEKKLLPTGVSPRPDFACIIRQGKRDLAQVIYRNHPSRYLADLGQARAYLQGQPDPAAPADTITCLEIRLQDTAFPDKFALVDFPAIDTATPEQHAASHEFIRAEAKAWVLCLNAADADLQSPLLQSFFQQIQHDNPELFKRCFVLINQWDKVDTGLQAQAEADLNAAIKTAGYEFANHRIYKVSALNFQILNQEITTDTGLQRDVDHLLVYADLDSIFADPHGLIEQHAELSEFKRFKANLIKFINQTAAAELNDNARTALIKAIVVLNSHLHENAELSLDPAEQEKYLHNQREDYVDTILVQFKQDITGILQRFENDLTDAAPQVWHEGVQKDLLTDIRKLLLDPEQGLARQIIPGLGKGGIAVPQISKFVTEVFEAVQLDRRMIEAMEKTARTHEKLDRLKFELQQPFRQFWFDSLDKRVDAVLNPEYIVMRIYGILENLITWRVWHRDIENKLDAANLENIDKIIAEIDGFFSRNQEKIRERVQQTIKYHFQRYVIPKLKDIFSLQLGDANELTVGLKNRIRNTIDEPGNSYNDEYQNLMAAIQAQQQALAQLSSLKQELYQL; this is translated from the coding sequence ATGCACCAGTCATCAGAAGCAGACCATTTAACTCAGCTGCTGCAGCGCTTTCTGGATATACACGCCGGGATTGCCGCTTTTCTACCCGCTCAGTTTCTGGAAGAAGAACTGGGCTTATGCCGCAAATTTGCCGAACAGCTCCAGCACGAAGAATTTCCGATTGCTTTTACCGGCCTGAGTGGCCGCGGCAAGTCCACCATTATTAATGCCCTGCTGGAAAAAAAACTGCTGCCTACCGGTGTTAGCCCTCGTCCGGATTTTGCCTGTATTATCCGTCAGGGCAAACGCGATCTGGCCCAAGTGATTTATAGAAACCACCCCAGCCGCTATCTGGCCGATCTGGGTCAGGCCCGCGCCTATCTGCAAGGCCAGCCCGACCCGGCCGCCCCCGCCGACACCATCACCTGCCTGGAAATTCGCTTGCAGGACACCGCTTTTCCAGACAAATTTGCCCTGGTGGATTTTCCGGCCATCGACACCGCCACGCCGGAACAACACGCCGCCAGCCACGAATTTATCCGCGCCGAAGCCAAGGCCTGGGTGTTGTGTCTAAACGCTGCCGATGCCGATTTGCAATCGCCGCTGCTGCAAAGTTTTTTTCAGCAGATTCAGCATGACAATCCGGAATTGTTTAAGCGCTGCTTTGTGTTGATTAACCAATGGGATAAAGTCGATACCGGTCTGCAGGCCCAAGCCGAGGCCGACTTAAACGCCGCCATCAAAACCGCCGGTTATGAGTTTGCCAATCACCGGATTTATAAGGTCTCGGCCTTAAATTTCCAGATATTAAATCAGGAAATCACCACCGATACCGGCTTGCAGCGTGATGTGGATCATTTGCTGGTTTATGCCGATCTGGACAGCATTTTCGCCGACCCGCATGGCTTGATTGAGCAGCATGCCGAGCTGAGTGAATTTAAGCGCTTTAAGGCTAATCTGATTAAATTTATTAATCAGACTGCCGCAGCGGAACTCAACGACAATGCCCGCACCGCTTTGATTAAGGCCATTGTGGTGCTGAACAGCCATTTGCACGAAAACGCCGAACTAAGCCTGGATCCGGCCGAACAGGAAAAATATCTGCATAATCAGCGTGAAGATTATGTGGATACCATTTTAGTCCAGTTTAAACAGGACATCACCGGCATTCTGCAGCGCTTTGAAAACGATTTAACCGATGCCGCACCGCAAGTATGGCATGAAGGCGTGCAAAAAGATTTATTAACTGATATCCGCAAACTGCTGCTCGATCCTGAGCAGGGTCTGGCCCGGCAAATCATCCCCGGCCTGGGCAAAGGCGGCATCGCCGTGCCGCAGATTTCCAAATTTGTCACCGAGGTGTTTGAAGCGGTACAACTGGACAGACGCATGATAGAGGCGATGGAAAAAACCGCTCGCACCCATGAAAAACTGGACCGGCTGAAGTTTGAACTGCAACAGCCGTTCCGGCAATTCTGGTTTGACAGCCTGGATAAACGGGTGGATGCGGTACTTAATCCGGAATATATTGTGATGCGTATCTACGGCATTCTGGAAAATCTGATTACCTGGCGGGTCTGGCATCGGGATATCGAAAACAAGCTGGATGCCGCCAATCTGGAAAATATCGACAAAATCATTGCCGAAATCGATGGTTTTTTCAGCCGTAATCAGGAAAAAATCCGCGAACGGGTGCAACAAACCATCAAATACCATTTTCAACGCTATGTCATCCCCAAACTCAAAGACATTTTCAGCCTGCAACTGGGCGATGCCAATGAATTGACGGTGGGCCTGAAAAACCGCATCCGCAACACCATAGACGAACCAGGCAATAGTTATAACGATGAATATCAAAACCTGATGGCGGCCATTCAGGCCCAACAGCAGGCCCTGGCGCAATTATCCAGTTTGAAACAGGAGCTATATCAATTATGA
- a CDS encoding DUF2760 domain-containing protein yields the protein MNTFTIDLSLQPTTLDLWHVSLAATVAVLLLILLIVLLSALFRKKPQPAVIVAPEPEIRIVEKIVEVEKRVQLPAPEPVILKEASSDAALQLLSLLQQEARFIDFIQENMNAYSDTDIGAAARIVHQGCAKAINEHFSLSPVSQELEGNRITLNPGFDANLFRLTGNISGVAPFNGVLVHKGWQVTEVRLPKLTENHNAHIIAAAEVEL from the coding sequence ATGAATACTTTTACCATTGATTTGTCTTTACAGCCCACAACCCTGGATTTGTGGCATGTCAGTCTGGCCGCCACCGTGGCCGTATTGTTATTGATTTTGCTGATTGTGCTGCTCAGCGCCCTGTTCCGCAAAAAACCCCAGCCTGCCGTCATCGTGGCGCCGGAGCCGGAAATCAGAATAGTGGAAAAAATTGTGGAAGTCGAAAAACGGGTGCAATTACCGGCACCGGAGCCGGTGATTTTAAAAGAAGCCAGCAGCGATGCCGCCCTGCAACTGCTCAGCCTGTTACAGCAGGAAGCCCGTTTTATTGATTTTATTCAGGAAAACATGAACGCTTACAGCGACACCGATATCGGTGCAGCGGCGCGTATCGTGCATCAGGGTTGTGCCAAAGCCATTAATGAGCATTTTAGCTTAAGCCCGGTCAGTCAGGAACTGGAAGGCAACCGTATCACCCTCAACCCCGGTTTTGATGCCAACCTGTTCCGCCTGACCGGTAATATCAGCGGTGTGGCGCCATTTAACGGCGTGCTGGTACACAAAGGCTGGCAAGTAACCGAGGTGCGTTTGCCCAAGCTCACCGAAAATCACAATGCCCATATTATCGCTGCCGCCGAGGTGGAACTATGA
- the lolD gene encoding lipoprotein-releasing ABC transporter ATP-binding protein LolD produces the protein MSNSVILQCRDLTKRYVQGDLNVEVLKGVDLQILAGERVAIMGASGSGKSTLLHLLGGLEKPSSGSVILDGYDYNQLRGAKLGRLRNQSLGFIYQFHHLLGEFSVLENVAMPLLIAKVSIREAEIKATALLKRVGLGHRILHKPGELSGGERQRAAVARALINKPKCVLADEPTGNLDSKTAEQIYQLMLELNQELQVSFLVVTHDPDLAARMDKVLHMEDGLIVDALLG, from the coding sequence ATGAGTAATTCGGTGATTTTGCAGTGCCGGGATTTGACCAAGCGTTATGTGCAAGGCGATTTGAATGTTGAGGTATTAAAAGGGGTAGACCTGCAGATTCTGGCCGGTGAACGGGTAGCCATCATGGGCGCATCCGGTTCCGGCAAAAGCACTTTGTTGCATTTGTTGGGTGGTTTGGAAAAGCCCAGCAGCGGCAGCGTGATCCTGGATGGTTACGATTACAACCAACTGCGCGGCGCCAAATTAGGCCGCTTGCGTAACCAGTCCCTGGGTTTTATTTATCAGTTTCATCACCTGCTGGGTGAATTTAGCGTGTTGGAAAACGTGGCTATGCCGTTATTGATAGCTAAGGTCAGTATTCGCGAGGCAGAAATCAAAGCCACGGCTTTATTGAAACGGGTGGGGCTGGGTCATCGCATTTTGCATAAGCCCGGCGAATTGTCCGGTGGTGAGCGCCAGCGTGCCGCCGTGGCCAGAGCCTTGATCAATAAACCCAAATGCGTATTGGCTGATGAACCTACCGGGAATCTGGATAGTAAAACCGCCGAACAAATCTATCAATTGATGCTGGAATTAAACCAGGAATTGCAGGTGAGTTTTCTGGTTGTTACCCATGACCCGGATCTGGCTGCGCGGATGGATAAAGTATTGCACATGGAAGATGGTTTGATTGTGGATGCGTTGTTGGGTTGA
- a CDS encoding lipoprotein-releasing ABC transporter permease subunit codes for MFRPLIFFIGLRYTRAKRRTQFISFITLTSVLGIALGVTALIAVLSVMNGFEAELRERILGMTAHSTISGRFGQLENWQTLAERTRKLPHVEGVAPFTQGQVMINADRQVSGSMLQGILPEYEANVSEVAAHMTQGQLSDLKSGEFGIVLGIELAHYLGVGVGEKLTVITPQVNSTPAGILPRLKRFTVVGTFQVGMYEYDRNMAMIHLDDAGKLFRIEPAVSGLRLKLDDLFNAPVITQDLADALGDDYRVSDWTKAHSNFFRAVQTEKRAMFIILLLIVAVAAFNIVSTLVMVVTDKRGDIAILKTQGLSDLAVMGIFIVLGCVIGSIGTLLGTAGGVLLALNVETIVPAIEKAFGIHFMAADVYYISEVPSKLSWVDVYWIAGMAFVLSLLATLYPAWQASRINPAEVLRYE; via the coding sequence ATGTTCAGACCATTAATCTTTTTCATAGGCTTGCGCTATACCCGCGCCAAGCGCCGTACTCAATTTATCTCATTTATTACCCTGACTTCGGTATTGGGCATCGCCTTAGGAGTGACGGCACTGATAGCCGTGCTGTCGGTGATGAACGGCTTTGAAGCCGAATTGCGGGAACGCATTTTGGGCATGACCGCCCATAGCACCATCAGCGGCCGGTTTGGCCAGCTGGAAAACTGGCAAACCCTGGCCGAGCGCACCCGCAAATTGCCGCATGTGGAAGGGGTTGCGCCTTTTACCCAAGGCCAGGTGATGATCAACGCCGATCGTCAGGTTAGTGGTTCCATGCTGCAGGGCATCCTGCCGGAATATGAAGCCAATGTTTCCGAAGTGGCGGCTCACATGACCCAGGGACAGCTCAGCGACTTAAAATCCGGTGAATTCGGCATTGTGCTGGGTATTGAACTGGCCCATTATCTGGGGGTGGGTGTTGGAGAAAAGCTGACCGTCATTACTCCGCAAGTCAATTCTACCCCGGCGGGTATCCTGCCGCGCCTGAAACGCTTTACCGTAGTGGGTACTTTCCAGGTGGGTATGTATGAGTATGACCGCAATATGGCCATGATTCATCTGGATGATGCCGGTAAATTATTTCGCATAGAACCGGCAGTCAGCGGTTTGCGGCTAAAACTGGATGATTTATTCAATGCCCCGGTGATTACCCAGGATCTGGCGGATGCGCTGGGTGACGATTATCGGGTCAGCGACTGGACCAAGGCACACAGTAATTTCTTCCGTGCCGTACAAACCGAAAAACGCGCCATGTTTATTATTCTGCTGCTGATTGTGGCGGTGGCTGCGTTTAATATTGTTTCCACTCTGGTGATGGTGGTCACCGATAAACGCGGTGATATTGCCATTTTAAAAACTCAGGGCTTATCCGATCTTGCCGTGATGGGTATTTTTATTGTATTGGGTTGTGTGATCGGTAGCATCGGCACCCTGTTAGGTACCGCAGGCGGTGTGCTGCTGGCCTTGAATGTGGAAACCATCGTGCCGGCTATTGAAAAGGCTTTTGGTATTCATTTTATGGCCGCCGACGTGTACTACATCAGCGAAGTACCTTCCAAATTAAGTTGGGTGGATGTTTACTGGATTGCCGGTATGGCGTTTGTGCTGTCCTTGTTGGCCACCTTGTATCCGGCCTGGCAAGCATCGCGCATCAATCCTGCCGAGGTATTACGTTATGAGTAA